The following is a genomic window from Pseudomonas lurida.
AGACCTACCAGGGCCTCAAGGACAGCGTGCGTAAAGAACTGGCGATTGTCTGGCTCGCCGAGCCGCAGATCAGCTTTGCCGAGATAGCCGAGCGATTGGGCTTTGCCGATACCAGTTCGTTTTATAAGGCGTTTCGTAAATGGGTCGGGTCGAATCCTGGGCAGTACCGTGGTTTGATTTTGAGTGATGCTAATTAGCGGAAGAGAGAGTGTTTAGTCAAAGCGGCTAACTTTTTTATAGCGGTAATGATAGATTGCAAGTGAGGTTAATGCTGTAAAAAACGTTGCTAGGGCGGCCGTTGTGAAGGGGGCATGCCGGCCATAGGTTGTTATGAGTAGCGTCCCTATAGCAGGGCCTATTACAACGCAGAGCATTTGAGCGCTTCTAAAAGACGTTGACATTCGCCCAATGGTTTCAGAAGGGCAGAGTTGCTGGAGGAGTATGTTTGACGAGATAATCAACAGCTCGTAGCCAAAGCCATTGATAAACCATACGGTTGGATAAAGTAACTTTTTGTTAGGTATATCAAGAGGCACTAGCAGTGCAGTCATTATCAATGCCAAGCAGAAAACAACGAGGCCGTATGACCGAAGCAAAACGTCCTCAAGGTTTTTGAGTTTTAACTTCACCAGCAAGGCAGCGCACACCGCCCCTGCGGCCGTCGCTGAAACGATCTGTGAAAACACGATGGGAGGGTAACCTTCATGTGCCAGAAAAGCAGCCAGGTGGGGATCATAGATGCCTAACGCCAACGAAGTGAGCAAGGAATATAGAAAACCAACGCGTAATTGGAAAGGCAACGATTTAAATATTGAGAACCCCTTCAGTAGGTCACGATATAACGGCAGGATTTTTGATGACGCAGGTGCAGGTTTGGCGTCTATTTTCGCACAAAGGGAAAGCAGGAACGGCAGGGTTAGAAGTACAGCTGTGGCGGAAAAAAAGAAGCCGTCTTTAGTGGGCAATACCATAGTCAGCAGGCCAGCCAGTAAAGGCACAGTGATTTTTGAAGTTTGGTCAAGTAGGCTGGTGTAGCTAAAAAATGACTTGTGTTCTTCCCGGTTGACTAATGTTCGTATCGCTATAGTAATTGAGGGGAAATAAATCAAATTCGACATCCCTTTCAGAATCACTAAGACTAAAAACATTTCAAAACTTGGGGAGTAGGCGAGCGCAGCGGTGGAAGCTATGCGAAGCGAAACGCCAAATATTAACGTTTTCCTAACGTCCAGCCGATCAATCAACGTTCCAACTATCGGCCCCAGAAGTAACATAGGTGCACCCAGACAGAAAGCGAGTAATGCTACTGAGGGTGGGGAAATGCTCCACAGGTATGCAGGCACCGTAAATATCAGAAAAATATCCAGCCATAGCGCCAGGCTAGATAACGCTTGGACGACGACAAGTTCACGTGAGGCTCTCAATGTCTTAACCCGACTTTTAATGAGATTATATGATGAGTTCCTCAATGTTGTCGCCTTAGCAAAATGCCCAGGCGCAAGAAACGGTAAAATTGTCGAGTATTGCTGTCAATGGAAAAGCTTGAGGTGTTGTGCTTTTCGATTTTATATTTTGTGAAAATTGGATTGGGTTTGTAGGAAGTTGTCCGGTGTTTTTTCCTACACTCTTTTATGGGGTTGTATTTGAATGTTTATTACCGGCTCCTGTCTGTCCGCATGTAGCCATGCGTAAGACTTGATTTAATTCTTGTCAATTTGTTTCAGGTTTCGACGAGCCAAAAAAAGCCCCGTGACCGAATGGACCACGGGGCAAAAAATTGGCTGGATGCGACCAACCAAAGGAGCTCTTTACATCACTTGGCGGTAGCGACCACCGTGTCCGGCTGCCAGCCACCCCCCAGTGCCTTGTAGATCGCGACGATGCCGCGATACAGGTCGACTTCGGCCTGGGCCTGGGAGTCTTCGGCGGCCAGGCGCTCACGTTGGGCGTCGAGCAGTACCAGGAAGTCCACAGTGCCTTCGCGGTAGCGGATCGCGGCCAAATCGGCAGCGGCGCGGCTGGATTCGCTTTGGCGGATCAGCGAGACCAAGCGTTGCTGGCGCTTGCCGTAGTCGCTGAAGGCGTTCTCGGACTCTTCCAGGGCCAACAGCACTTGTTGCTCGTAGGTTGCCAACGCGCCATCGGCCTCGGCATCGGCGCCGCGCAAACGGGCGCGCACACTGCCCAGGTCAAATGCTGCCCAAGTGATGCTCGGGCCAAGGGCCCAGGCATTGGCGGCGGACGAGCCGATCTGCGAACCGCGCCCGGCGGTAAAGCCGAGGAAGCCGCTGAGGCTGACCCGTGGGAACAGGTCGGCCTTGGCTACGCCGATGCGTGCAGTGGCGGCGGCCAGTTTGCGTTCGGCGCTGAGGATGTCCGGGCGGCGTTGCAGCAGTTGCCCCGGGTCGCCAATCGGCAACGCCTTGGCAATCGCCGGCAGGTCTTTCGGGCTCAGGTCTACGGTGAGCTTGTCGGGCCGCTGGCCGAGGAGGGTGGCGATGCGATTGCGCTCGCGCACTTGCTCGGCCTGCAATTGCGGCACGCTGGCTTCTACCGCCGCCAGGCGCGCATCGGCACGCTCCACGTCGAGTTGGTCACCCACACCGGCATCCCGCAGGCTGATGGTGATGGAGCGAGATTCCTGCTGGTTCTTCAGGTTGTCCAAGGCAATGCGTTCACGCAGTTGCGCGCCACGCAGTTGACCGTAGGCGTCCACCAGTTCGGCGATCATGGTGACTTGCAGCTGGTACAAGTCCGCCTCGGCGGCCTGCTGGTCGGCGTCGGTGGCTTCCAGGTTGCGCTGGATGCGACCGAACAGGTCCAGTTCCCAGGCCATGTCCAGGCCGAGGTCGTAACGCTCACTGTTGACGCGCTTGGTGGTCTGGCCTGGGATTTGTCCCTTGGCCAGGTCACTGCTGGCGCGGCTGGTGATGGTCGGCATGGCGTCATTGCTGGCGTCATCGCGGATCGCCCGTGCCGCCCGCAGGCGGGCAAAGGCGACGCGCAGATCCCGGTTACCTTGCAGCGACTGGGTCACCAGTTGGTTGAGGGTCGGGTCCTCGAACTGCTGCCACCAGATGCCTTCGAACTTGGCATGGTCATACTGCTTGGCATTGGCAGCGGCCGTGATATTGGCCGCCTCCGGCGTCTGGGTTTTATAGTCCGGGCCTACGGCACAGGCGCTTAGCGCCAGTACCAGCAAGCTCGGCAGAAAGACTTTCACACTCATTGCTGTGTCTCCAGCTTCAAGGCCTTGGCCGCTTTGCGCGCGTCCTGGCGCTCCACATAGCGACGGATCAGTACGTAGAACACTGGCGTCAGCAACAGACCGAAGAAGGTCACACCGATCATCCCGGAGAACACCGCCACGCCCATGGCATGACGCATCTCGGCACCGGCGCCGCTGGACAACACCAGAGGCACCACACCCATGATGAAGGCGAACGAGGTCATCAGGATCGGCCGCAGACGCAGACGGCAGGCTTCCAGTACCGCAGCGAGCGGGTCGAGGCCTTCTGCCTGTTTATCCTTGGCGAACTCGACGATCAGAATCGCGTTCTTGCACGCCAGGCCCACCAATACGATCAAGCCGATCTGGGTGAAGATGTTGTTGTCGCCGCCCGAGATAATCACCCCGGTAATGGCCGACAGCAGGGTCATCGGCACGATCAGGATCACCGCCAATGGCAGGCTCCAGCTTTCGTATTGGGCGGCCAGTACCAGGAACGCCAGCAGTACGCAGAGCGGGAATACGAACAGCGCGGTGTTGCCCGAGAGGATTTGCTGATACGTCAGGTCGGTCCACTCGTAGGTCATGCCGTTGGGCAGTTCTTCTTTCAGCAGTTTCTCGATCGCCGCTTCAGCCTGGCCCGAGCTGTAGCCCGGTGCCGCGTTGCCGTTGATTTCGGCGGTGATGAAGCCGTTGTAGTGCATCACGCGGTCCGGGCCCGAGGTGTCGCTGACCTTGATGAAGGTCGCCAGGGGGATCATCTCGCCTTTGTTGTTGCGCACTTTGAGCTGGCCGATCTGGTCTTCATCCAGGCGGAACTGCTGCTCCGCCTGCACGTTGACCTGGTAGGTCCGGCCGAAGCGGTTGAAGTCGTTGGCATACAGCGAGCCCAGGTAGATCTGCAGGGTGTCGAAGATGTCGCTGATCGCCACGCCATGGGTCTTGGCCTTTTCACGATCGATGGCGGCATCGACC
Proteins encoded in this region:
- a CDS encoding MFS transporter, whose translation is MRASRELVVVQALSSLALWLDIFLIFTVPAYLWSISPPSVALLAFCLGAPMLLLGPIVGTLIDRLDVRKTLIFGVSLRIASTAALAYSPSFEMFLVLVILKGMSNLIYFPSITIAIRTLVNREEHKSFFSYTSLLDQTSKITVPLLAGLLTMVLPTKDGFFFSATAVLLTLPFLLSLCAKIDAKPAPASSKILPLYRDLLKGFSIFKSLPFQLRVGFLYSLLTSLALGIYDPHLAAFLAHEGYPPIVFSQIVSATAAGAVCAALLVKLKLKNLEDVLLRSYGLVVFCLALIMTALLVPLDIPNKKLLYPTVWFINGFGYELLIISSNILLQQLCPSETIGRMSTSFRSAQMLCVVIGPAIGTLLITTYGRHAPFTTAALATFFTALTSLAIYHYRYKKVSRFD
- a CDS encoding efflux transporter outer membrane subunit, with product MSVKVFLPSLLVLALSACAVGPDYKTQTPEAANITAAANAKQYDHAKFEGIWWQQFEDPTLNQLVTQSLQGNRDLRVAFARLRAARAIRDDASNDAMPTITSRASSDLAKGQIPGQTTKRVNSERYDLGLDMAWELDLFGRIQRNLEATDADQQAAEADLYQLQVTMIAELVDAYGQLRGAQLRERIALDNLKNQQESRSITISLRDAGVGDQLDVERADARLAAVEASVPQLQAEQVRERNRIATLLGQRPDKLTVDLSPKDLPAIAKALPIGDPGQLLQRRPDILSAERKLAAATARIGVAKADLFPRVSLSGFLGFTAGRGSQIGSSAANAWALGPSITWAAFDLGSVRARLRGADAEADGALATYEQQVLLALEESENAFSDYGKRQQRLVSLIRQSESSRAAADLAAIRYREGTVDFLVLLDAQRERLAAEDSQAQAEVDLYRGIVAIYKALGGGWQPDTVVATAK